A genomic window from Lotus japonicus ecotype B-129 chromosome 1, LjGifu_v1.2 includes:
- the LOC130733776 gene encoding PHD finger protein MALE MEIOCYTE DEATH 1 translates to MSFSLIEPCKKRRRVPKIFRLHSFGDAGCPIAPSGPFRDNVRLFLQEAGELEDYTVLGNPLWGTLLIHGKSNQMAPFYTLEENVCNSSNPFCDHCRCVGWSGHFVSKRKYHFIIPMDNGWHKPLGEGALDNQGHLLHGVVHSNGYGHLVCLNGIEGGSKVLSGREIMDLWDRICTCLRVRKVAVEDASRKRSMDLRLLHGVAYGHCWFGRWGYRFCRGSFGVTEENYSQAIETLGSLELDEIVQDLSKTKHHKEIKQMVRSYRDMSESQIITIRDLLRFMLTIKSRAPKSKVTVTSSAAATSSAFISRNSTKNPLSNRPSPMKEKSARYKKFSIAVANMDSRWPTRRLEFAAQVIVDALKDSGSGRMTRQDVRDAARLHIGDTGLLDYVLKSMNNVIVGNYVVRRMVNSSTRILEYNIHELGKKGFKTPKLEPPEVMALEDPEVESSWEPGNDVYSDVVYLYKNVILGYPNSEPVDLSVQTILDSRHFVKEWPLRDEMEQVLTFICCLKPNFVDNLKGPPCGEIVVVPLHATVGDLKQAAEIALRDTYCIADRLIVTDIAEFMGVRDEEVLFGLVESGVELCVRGISIDLCTPLKYQGGSDNWKVRCECGAQDDDGERMVACDICEVWQHTRCCGIDDSETVPPLFVCSGCCDSLVPPRIDSGLDKDCFDGFLISTEPTHLLEYGYGY, encoded by the exons ATGTCGTTCTCCCTCATCGAACCCTGCAAGAAGCGAAGGCGAGTTCCCAAGATTTTCCGGTTGCACTCTTTCGGCGACGCTGGTTGCCCCATTGCGCCTTCGGGTCCCTTCCGCGATAACGTTCGGTTGTTTCTTCAAGAAGCTGGCGAACTCGAAGATTACACCGTTTTGGGTAACCCTCTTTGGGGTACCCTTCTCATCCATGGCAAGAGCAACCAGATGGCTCCGTTCTACACCCTTGAAGAGAACGTCTGCAACTCCTCGAACCCCTTCTGCGATCACTGTCGCTGTGTAG GTTGGAGTGGCCATTTTGTATCCAAGAGAAAGTACCATTTTATTATACCAATGGATAATGGGTGGCATAAACCCTTAGGTGAGGGTGCTCTTGATAATCAGGGTCATCTCTTGCATGGGGTGGTTCATTCCAATGGGTATGGACATTTGGTCTGTCTTAATGGCATTGAAGGGGGATCCAAAGTTCTCAGTGGGAGAGAGATCATGGATCTCTGGGACAGGATCTGCACTTGTCTTCGAGTGAG GAAAGTGGCTGTGGAAGATGCTTCAAGGAAGAGGTCTATGGATCTTCGCTTACTTCATGGAGTTGCTTATGGGCACTGCTGGTTTGGGAGGTGGGGATATCGGTTTTGTCGTGGAAGTTTTGGGGTGACAGAGGAAAACTACTCTCAAGCAATTGAAACTCTTGGCTCTTTGGAGCTTGATGAGATTGTACAAGATTTAAGCAAGACAAAGCATCATAAAGAAATCAAACAAATGGTTCGCAGCTATAGAGATATGAGTGAAAGCCAGATTATCACAATCAGGGATCTTCTCAGGTTTATGCTCACTATCAAGTCTCGAGCTCCTAAGTCAAAGGTAACAGTcacttcttctgctgctgctacttcttcAGCATTCATCTCAAGAAATTCCACCAAAAACCCACTTTCAAACAGACCAAGTCCCATGAAGGAAAAATCTGCGAGGTATAAGAAGTTCAGCATTGCAGTGGCTAACATGGATAGCAGGTGGCCCACAAGGAGGCTAGAGTTTGCTGCACAAGTGATTGTGGATGCACTGAAAGACTCGGGTTCTGGTAGGATGACAAGGCAAGATGTGAGAGATGCTGCTAGGCTCCACATTGGTGACACAGGCTTACTTGACTATGTGCTGAAATCAATGAACAATGTCATTGTTGGAAACTATGTCGTTCGCCGCATGGTGAACTCATCAACAAGGATCCTGGAATATAACATTCATGAGCTTGGCAAGAAGGGATTCAAAACCCCTAAACTGGAACCCCCTGAGGTAATGGCTCTTGAAGATCCCGAAGTAGAGTCATCTTGGGAGCCTGGCAATGATGTTTACAGTGATGTAGTTTATCTCTACAAGAATGTGATTTTGGGGTACCCAAATTCAGAGCCAGTGGACTTGTCAGTTCAGACAATTCTTGACAGCAGGCACTTTGTGAAGGAGTGGCCATTAAGGGATGAAATGGAGCAGGTTTTGACATTCATTTGCTGCTTGAAACCGAATTTCGTTGACAATTTGAAAGGGCCACCTTGTGGTGAGATTGTTGTGGTTCCACTGCATGCAACTGTTGGGGATTTGAAGCAGGCTGCTGAGATTGCTCTGAGGGACACTTATTGCATTGCAGACAGGCTTATAGTGACAGACATCGCAGAGTTTATGGGTGTGAGAGATGAGGAAGTGCTTTTTGGACTAGTTGAATCAGGGGTGGAGCTTTGTGTGAGGGGAATTAGTATAGATCTGTGCACACCATTGAAGTATCAGGGCGGGTCGGATAACTGGAAGGTGAGATGTGAATGTGGAGCACAAGATGATGATGGGGAGAGAATGGTGGCTTGTGACATTTGTGAGGTGTGGCAGCATACAAGGTGTTGTGGGATAGATGATTCTGAGACAGTGCCTCCACTCTTTGTGTGTTCTGGGTGCTGTGATTCACTTGTGCCACCAAGGATTGATTCTGGCCTTGATAAGGATTGTTTTGATGGTTTTCTGATTTCAACTGAGCCAACCCATTTGCTGGAGTACGGGTATGGCTACTGA